A stretch of Myroides oncorhynchi DNA encodes these proteins:
- a CDS encoding SusC/RagA family TonB-linked outer membrane protein, with the protein MLLSFRQTAIITLLVSLLCTFSTFAQHPVYTGKILDLETKKPIDTAIITVLASGDTFFTNEKGEIQIPELYHSSVIISHEGYENLEIKLKKGNQTIYLLPTTKQLDELIIRKSTNINDIDIRNSTGSVVTVDMTQLNQRSELNIAKLLEGQVAGLTVTYSGELGKKPEIRLRGNSSFNYQGNANEPLFIMDGIVISTETFMTLNPNDFSTIKVLKDAPATALYGIKAANGVIELTSKRGFDGKPIISYAMKQGVTMRGERTANMMKTDEKLAFELRMQNPATPGYLYSSEYINSIYPNSPLLSQKLQEGEHKLDSLRRINTDWFKELVKPNYFQSHNLSVRGGTEKNSYFYSLNYSKQGGRIPGNDINQITARANLDYILAPNLTLSLNNSFGLSTTNTENGMDNDPTSLAFILNPYETKHSTKLTSYSGRSYADLINQYKQKQTSKRFSSSMVMQWDILPELNIAGVIGADYSLSETYKRILGNAYSQKQKPNNAKGFISDSDSKNFDFTYNLRANYQKQFGDHDIFLGVNMDYYTTNTKIIGGEGHGIADDISSLSGINNSLIGEYAPKNSGSKIKNTQLGFGAAMGYTYKGIYDVYGSFKRDGSSFLPSSKRWNDAWSTGIGWSPIHYDFFKSQNILTDLKFKASLGYTASMTGISIRDIESTFSNPNTFYGDYRLLMLQGIPNKDLKPQQTHSINYSVDFGFFERLNLLVNFYQNKTKDAILSMPIAMSNGFNTYTKNIGELENRGIEFMLSGDAIRLKDFRWNTSLSLSYNANKVKALYGTDRIYLTEESVIPEYEVGKPLGIIYGLQTNGIHPLTGVPEYIDNDGHVIDLNERRNANHFRRIGYSIAPYNGFFNNYFTYRNWALNVNINYNFGGKKMYSQSYVRDYKSSNLNAIEGQLQDSWFEVGDEDKVYPIKKLPNNAEDYSQSFANNRTIYKTDFIKLNYIQLSYNIGSNNFINKYFKSLQLSVQADNIYTYRFQTDRGSLNDVLQPILTFSLNATF; encoded by the coding sequence ATGTTGCTTTCATTCAGACAGACTGCTATTATAACACTCTTAGTAAGTCTATTGTGTACCTTTAGTACTTTCGCTCAGCATCCTGTTTATACAGGTAAGATATTAGATCTAGAAACAAAAAAACCTATTGATACAGCAATCATAACTGTATTAGCCTCTGGTGATACCTTCTTCACTAATGAAAAAGGAGAAATTCAAATTCCTGAACTCTATCATTCTTCTGTTATCATCAGCCATGAAGGTTATGAAAACCTAGAAATAAAATTAAAAAAGGGAAATCAAACTATCTATCTACTACCCACTACAAAACAACTAGATGAGCTGATTATCAGAAAATCTACTAATATCAATGATATCGACATTCGTAATAGTACAGGTTCTGTAGTCACAGTAGACATGACACAGCTGAACCAACGCTCAGAGTTGAATATAGCTAAGTTATTAGAAGGACAAGTAGCAGGTCTTACTGTTACTTACTCTGGAGAACTAGGCAAAAAACCAGAAATAAGATTACGTGGTAACTCTTCTTTTAACTATCAAGGAAATGCCAATGAGCCACTATTTATAATGGACGGAATTGTGATTTCGACAGAGACTTTTATGACTCTTAATCCTAATGACTTCTCCACTATCAAGGTATTAAAGGATGCTCCTGCTACCGCTCTATATGGTATTAAGGCGGCTAATGGAGTTATCGAATTAACTTCTAAAAGAGGTTTTGATGGTAAACCCATTATTAGTTATGCTATGAAACAAGGAGTAACGATGAGAGGGGAAAGAACGGCTAATATGATGAAGACTGATGAGAAATTAGCATTCGAACTCAGAATGCAAAATCCTGCTACTCCAGGATATCTATACTCATCTGAATATATCAATAGTATCTATCCGAACAGTCCTCTTCTAAGTCAGAAACTACAAGAAGGAGAACACAAATTAGACTCCTTAAGAAGAATTAATACAGATTGGTTTAAAGAATTAGTAAAGCCTAATTATTTCCAATCTCATAACCTTAGTGTAAGAGGTGGTACCGAAAAAAACTCTTATTTCTACTCGCTGAATTACAGTAAACAAGGTGGTCGTATACCAGGTAATGATATCAATCAAATAACCGCACGTGCCAATTTAGATTATATATTAGCCCCTAATCTAACCTTATCTCTTAACAATAGTTTTGGGCTTTCGACTACCAATACTGAAAATGGAATGGATAATGATCCTACTTCATTAGCCTTTATACTTAATCCTTATGAAACAAAACACTCGACAAAACTAACAAGTTACTCAGGTCGCTCTTATGCTGACTTAATCAATCAATATAAACAAAAACAGACTAGTAAAAGATTTAGTAGTTCCATGGTAATGCAATGGGATATATTACCCGAATTAAACATAGCAGGGGTAATAGGTGCTGACTATTCATTAAGCGAAACTTATAAAAGAATACTTGGGAATGCTTATAGTCAAAAGCAAAAACCAAACAATGCTAAAGGCTTTATATCTGACTCAGATAGCAAGAACTTCGATTTTACATATAATCTACGTGCTAATTACCAAAAACAATTCGGTGACCATGATATTTTCTTAGGAGTAAATATGGATTACTATACTACTAATACAAAAATAATTGGGGGTGAAGGACATGGAATAGCGGATGACATTAGTAGCTTATCAGGTATCAATAATTCTTTAATAGGTGAATATGCCCCTAAAAACTCAGGAAGCAAAATAAAGAATACACAACTTGGTTTTGGAGCTGCGATGGGATATACGTATAAAGGGATTTATGATGTATATGGAAGTTTTAAAAGAGATGGCTCTTCCTTTTTACCTTCAAGTAAACGATGGAATGATGCATGGTCTACGGGAATAGGATGGTCTCCTATTCACTATGATTTTTTCAAGAGTCAAAATATACTAACTGATTTGAAATTTAAAGCCTCGTTAGGATATACAGCAAGTATGACAGGAATCTCAATAAGAGATATAGAATCAACTTTTAGCAACCCTAATACATTCTATGGAGACTATAGATTATTAATGCTACAAGGAATACCTAATAAAGATTTAAAACCTCAACAAACACACTCTATAAATTACTCTGTAGATTTCGGCTTCTTTGAAAGACTAAATCTATTAGTTAACTTCTATCAAAACAAGACAAAAGATGCTATACTATCTATGCCTATAGCTATGAGTAATGGATTTAATACATATACTAAAAATATAGGAGAACTAGAAAATAGAGGGATAGAATTTATGTTAAGTGGAGATGCTATCCGCCTAAAAGATTTTAGATGGAATACTTCTCTTTCCTTGTCCTATAACGCAAATAAGGTAAAAGCTCTTTATGGTACAGATAGAATATATCTAACAGAAGAATCTGTAATACCAGAATACGAAGTAGGCAAACCTCTAGGTATCATCTATGGGCTACAAACTAATGGTATACATCCATTAACAGGAGTACCTGAATACATAGATAATGATGGCCATGTAATAGATCTAAATGAACGAAGAAATGCAAATCACTTCAGACGTATTGGATATAGTATAGCTCCTTATAACGGCTTTTTCAACAACTACTTTACTTATAGAAATTGGGCATTAAATGTAAATATCAACTATAATTTCGGTGGTAAGAAAATGTATAGCCAATCTTATGTAAGAGACTATAAAAGTTCTAATTTAAATGCCATAGAGGGACAGTTACAAGACAGCTGGTTCGAGGTAGGAGATGAAGATAAAGTATATCCTATCAAAAAACTACCAAACAATGCAGAAGATTATTCTCAAAGCTTTGCTAATAATAGAACTATATATAAAACAGACTTTATCAAGCTAAATTACATACAACTTAGTTACAACATAGGCAGTAATAATTTTATCAATAAGTATTTTAAATCCCTACAGCTAAGTGTACAAGCAGATAATATCTACACATACCGTTTTCAGACAGATAGAGGTTCTCTAAATGATGTATTACAGCCAATATTAACTTTCTCTCTTAATGCTACTTTCTAA
- a CDS encoding metal-dependent hydrolase family protein, translating into MKFKYLLTLFFVSTTITFAQTKQVLIENVRILDHKTAALTAPMNVLVSGQTIEKISSSAISVKDKDVVKINGNGKTLMPGLIDVHVHMVFGALTMEQMMSPTATPESLMKEVAVGSNNMLMRGFTSVRDAGGPIFPLKAAIDANKVSGPRIWPSGATISQTAGHGDFRTPNERSRRFFGKPSRAEEMGATFIADGRDEVLTATRENLRFGASQIKVMAGGGTSSAYDPIDVTQYTFDEVKAAVDAAEDWGTYVMVHAYTPRAVQRAIEAGVKSIEHGQMLDEETLKIMAEKNIWLSLQNLMDNNDNMDAQRKEKRKPVLEGQDKVWPLAKKLGVKLAWGTDFLFEPELNKDQNDYILRLQKWFTNAEILKMVTQDNAELLQLSGLRSPYPGKLGVVEEKAYADLLLVDGNPLKDLSLIANPEKSFILIMKGGQIYKNTINTKK; encoded by the coding sequence ATGAAGTTTAAATACTTATTAACTCTATTTTTTGTCAGTACAACAATCACATTTGCACAGACAAAACAAGTTCTTATCGAGAATGTTAGAATATTAGATCACAAAACAGCAGCTCTTACTGCTCCTATGAATGTATTAGTGTCAGGTCAAACTATCGAAAAGATAAGTTCTTCAGCTATATCTGTTAAGGATAAAGATGTAGTTAAGATCAATGGTAATGGCAAAACCTTAATGCCTGGATTAATTGATGTACACGTACACATGGTATTCGGTGCTTTAACAATGGAACAAATGATGTCACCTACTGCTACACCAGAAAGTTTAATGAAAGAAGTCGCTGTAGGATCTAATAATATGCTAATGCGCGGTTTTACAAGTGTGCGTGATGCTGGAGGACCTATCTTCCCTTTAAAAGCAGCTATTGATGCTAATAAAGTATCTGGTCCTCGTATTTGGCCTTCTGGCGCTACTATCAGTCAAACTGCAGGACATGGTGACTTTAGAACACCTAATGAACGCTCACGTCGTTTCTTTGGTAAACCATCTCGAGCAGAAGAAATGGGGGCTACATTTATCGCTGATGGACGTGACGAAGTACTTACAGCTACAAGAGAGAATTTGCGTTTCGGAGCAAGTCAGATTAAGGTAATGGCAGGTGGAGGGACTTCATCAGCGTATGACCCAATCGATGTGACTCAATATACATTTGACGAAGTAAAAGCAGCAGTGGATGCAGCTGAAGACTGGGGAACGTACGTGATGGTACACGCTTATACACCTAGAGCTGTACAACGTGCTATCGAAGCTGGTGTTAAGTCTATCGAACATGGACAAATGCTAGATGAGGAAACATTAAAGATAATGGCAGAGAAGAATATTTGGTTAAGTTTACAAAACCTAATGGACAATAATGACAATATGGATGCGCAACGTAAAGAAAAGCGCAAGCCTGTATTAGAAGGTCAAGATAAAGTATGGCCACTAGCTAAAAAATTAGGAGTAAAACTAGCTTGGGGTACTGACTTCTTATTCGAACCAGAACTTAATAAAGATCAAAACGATTATATCTTACGTCTTCAAAAGTGGTTTACTAATGCTGAAATCCTTAAAATGGTAACGCAAGATAATGCTGAACTATTACAACTATCAGGTCTTCGCAGCCCTTACCCTGGTAAGCTAGGTGTCGTAGAAGAAAAAGCTTATGCTGACTTACTACTAGTAGACGGTAACCCTCTTAAAGATTTATCTCTTATCGCTAACCCTGAGAAGAGCTTTATCCTTATCATGAAAGGCGGACAAATCTATAAAAACACAATCAACACGAAGAAGTAA
- the dtd gene encoding D-aminoacyl-tRNA deacylase yields MRVVIQHVAKASVTVEGNVIGSIGHGLLVLVGVEDVDTVQDIEWLSGKIVNLRIFEDEAGVMNKSIKDVGGDVLLVSQFTLHASTKKGNRPSYIKASKPDFAVPMYEKFITQLEKDMEKSIQTGEFGADMKVELLNDGPVTIVIDSQNKE; encoded by the coding sequence ATGAGAGTAGTAATCCAACATGTAGCAAAAGCGTCTGTAACAGTTGAAGGGAATGTAATCGGAAGTATCGGTCATGGGCTGTTAGTGTTAGTAGGAGTAGAAGATGTTGATACAGTACAAGACATAGAATGGCTATCAGGGAAGATAGTGAATTTGCGTATATTTGAAGATGAAGCAGGGGTAATGAATAAGTCTATTAAGGATGTGGGGGGAGATGTGTTATTAGTAAGCCAATTCACATTACATGCTTCTACTAAAAAAGGAAATAGACCCTCTTATATTAAAGCTTCTAAGCCAGACTTTGCTGTACCGATGTATGAGAAGTTTATCACACAGTTAGAAAAAGATATGGAGAAGTCAATACAGACAGGAGAATTCGGAGCAGATATGAAAGTAGAGCTGCTGAATGATGGCCCTGTAACTATAGTAATCGATAGTCAAAATAAAGAATAA
- a CDS encoding nucleotide pyrophosphohydrolase, whose protein sequence is MNIQDAQLAVDNWIKEHGVRYFNELTNMAQLTEEVGEVARIIARRYGEQSEKESDKNKDLGEELADVVFVVMCLANQTGVNLQEAFDKKMDFKTKRDHDRHHNNEKLK, encoded by the coding sequence ATGAATATTCAGGATGCACAACTAGCTGTAGATAATTGGATCAAAGAACATGGAGTTCGTTATTTTAACGAATTAACTAATATGGCTCAGCTTACTGAGGAGGTAGGTGAAGTAGCTCGTATCATCGCGAGAAGATATGGAGAGCAATCTGAGAAAGAGAGTGATAAAAATAAAGACCTAGGTGAAGAGTTGGCAGATGTGGTATTTGTAGTGATGTGCCTAGCTAACCAGACAGGTGTGAATCTTCAAGAAGCTTTTGATAAAAAAATGGATTTTAAAACAAAGAGAGATCACGACCGCCACCACAATAATGAAAAACTAAAATAA
- a CDS encoding 3-phosphoshikimate 1-carboxyvinyltransferase → MNIKLLKSKMENDKTLVISGSKSESNRLLILQELFSSLVIDNVSDSDDVQAMQQALASTGEVVDIHHAGTTMRFLTAYYSLCSTHTLTLTGSSRMQERPIGVLVDALRQLGADITYDKKEGYPPLRIKGNVVTGGKVELPADVSSQYITAMLLVGTKLEKGIELHLIGNITSRPYIEMTLALLSQLGVESSFEGNIIKVNPLVKAGTEQFTVESDWSSASYFYSFVALSPIGTAIKLKSYKKDSLQGDSYVSELYATLGVETTYLEDYTLELKKVRDTEPVFKADLIETPDLAQTIAVTCFGLGIKCEMTGLHTLKIKETDRLVALQNELTKLGGQVDITNESMLIHPSKGMKEGISINTYQDHRMAMAFAPLSLKGELEILEAEVVTKSFINYWDCLAEIGLNMEKK, encoded by the coding sequence GTGAATATTAAGCTGTTAAAAAGTAAAATGGAGAATGACAAAACACTTGTCATCTCTGGTAGTAAATCGGAGAGTAATAGATTATTGATATTACAAGAGTTGTTTTCATCATTGGTGATAGATAATGTATCTGATTCTGATGATGTACAAGCGATGCAACAAGCGCTAGCTTCAACAGGAGAGGTGGTGGATATACACCACGCGGGAACTACTATGCGATTTTTGACAGCTTATTATTCGCTGTGTAGTACTCATACACTGACCCTGACAGGAAGCAGTCGTATGCAAGAGCGCCCTATCGGGGTGTTAGTAGATGCACTTAGACAGTTAGGAGCTGATATCACGTATGACAAGAAGGAGGGATATCCTCCACTTCGCATTAAAGGGAATGTGGTAACTGGAGGTAAGGTAGAATTACCTGCAGATGTGAGTAGTCAATATATCACTGCTATGTTATTAGTAGGGACAAAATTAGAGAAGGGAATAGAGCTCCATTTAATAGGAAACATTACCTCTCGTCCTTATATAGAAATGACTTTAGCATTATTAAGTCAATTAGGTGTAGAGAGTAGTTTCGAAGGAAATATCATTAAAGTAAATCCTTTAGTTAAAGCTGGTACAGAACAGTTCACTGTAGAGTCGGACTGGTCTTCGGCATCTTATTTTTATTCTTTTGTTGCATTATCTCCTATAGGGACTGCGATAAAACTAAAGAGTTATAAGAAAGATAGTTTGCAAGGGGATAGTTATGTGAGTGAGTTATATGCTACTCTAGGGGTAGAAACTACTTATTTAGAAGATTATACTTTAGAACTTAAGAAGGTAAGAGATACTGAGCCTGTGTTTAAAGCAGATTTGATAGAAACTCCTGACTTAGCGCAAACTATAGCTGTGACTTGTTTTGGTTTAGGGATAAAATGCGAAATGACAGGGTTGCATACTTTAAAGATAAAAGAGACAGATCGATTAGTCGCATTACAGAACGAGTTGACTAAATTAGGAGGACAAGTAGATATCACTAATGAATCTATGCTTATTCATCCTTCAAAAGGAATGAAGGAAGGAATATCAATTAATACTTATCAAGATCATAGAATGGCGATGGCTTTCGCACCATTATCTTTAAAAGGTGAACTAGAGATTTTAGAGGCTGAAGTAGTAACTAAGTCATTTATAAACTACTGGGATTGTCTAGCTGAAATAGGCTTAAATATGGAGAAAAAGTAA
- the queA gene encoding tRNA preQ1(34) S-adenosylmethionine ribosyltransferase-isomerase QueA — MKLSNFNFDLPEDLLAEFPAENRDEARLMVVDRKTGTIEHKQFKDLIDYFDEGDVMVLNNTKVFPARLYGNKEKTGARIEVFLLRELNAEQRLWDVLVDPARKIRIGNKLYFGDDDSLVAEVIDNTTSRGRTLRFLYDGSYEEFRFKLQELGETPIPKYINREVVPEDAERYQTIYATEEGAVAAPTAGLHFSKHLLKRLEIKGVEFANVTLHIGLGTFNPVEVEDLSKHKMDSEEMFVTQEACDIVNAAQARKSRICAVGTTSMRALESSVSSSHTLNPFVGWTNKFIFPPYDFSIADCMVTNFHMPKSTLMMMISAFCGHDLMMKAYKEAVEEKYKFYSYGDAMLIL; from the coding sequence ATGAAGTTATCAAACTTTAATTTTGATTTGCCTGAAGATTTATTGGCAGAGTTTCCAGCAGAGAACAGAGATGAGGCACGCTTAATGGTGGTGGATCGCAAAACTGGAACTATTGAACATAAGCAATTCAAGGATTTAATTGACTATTTTGACGAAGGAGATGTGATGGTGTTAAACAACACTAAAGTATTCCCTGCACGTTTATATGGTAACAAAGAGAAAACAGGTGCTAGAATCGAAGTATTCTTGTTACGTGAGTTAAATGCTGAACAACGTTTATGGGATGTATTAGTAGATCCTGCTCGTAAAATACGTATCGGAAATAAATTATACTTCGGAGATGATGATTCATTAGTAGCTGAAGTAATCGATAATACAACTTCTAGAGGAAGAACTTTACGTTTCTTATATGATGGTTCTTATGAAGAGTTTAGATTTAAATTACAAGAATTAGGAGAGACTCCTATACCTAAGTATATTAATCGTGAGGTAGTACCAGAAGATGCTGAGCGTTACCAAACTATCTATGCGACTGAAGAAGGAGCTGTAGCTGCTCCAACTGCTGGACTACACTTCTCTAAACACTTATTAAAGCGTTTAGAAATTAAAGGAGTAGAGTTTGCTAATGTGACGTTACATATTGGTTTAGGTACATTTAACCCAGTAGAGGTAGAGGATTTATCTAAACATAAGATGGACTCTGAAGAGATGTTCGTTACTCAAGAAGCATGTGATATCGTTAATGCTGCACAAGCTAGAAAGAGTAGAATATGTGCTGTAGGTACTACAAGTATGCGTGCTTTAGAAAGTTCTGTATCATCTAGTCATACCCTAAATCCATTCGTGGGATGGACTAATAAGTTTATCTTCCCTCCTTATGACTTTAGTATAGCTGACTGTATGGTGACTAACTTTCACATGCCAAAATCAACATTGATGATGATGATCTCTGCGTTCTGTGGACATGATTTAATGATGAAAGCTTATAAAGAAGCTGTAGAAGAGAAATATAAATTCTATTCTTATGGAGACGCAATGTTGATCCTGTAA
- the kynU gene encoding kynureninase: MTFENTLAYAKSLDAQDPLAQYRDEFNFPKVNGKQVIYFTGNSLGLQPKKAVEYVSEVMTDWGELAVEGHFYAEKPWWDYHERLSEPLSHVVGALPSEITVMNTLTVNLHVLMTTFYRPTSSKYKIICEEKAFPSDQYLIQSQIKLHNLDPKEAIVELKKRPGEHNFRLEDIIAKIDEVGEELALVLIGGLNYYTGQVFDIKTITAAAHQYEAKVGWDLAHAAGNIELKLHDWNVDFAAWCSYKYMNAGPGSASGCFIHERYHTDKDLVRLAGWWGHNKERRFLMEKRFDAIESAHGWQISNPSILSLAPYLASLEMFAEVGMEALITKRDKITTYLEFVMEDVARAVNANYEIITPEGKNERGCQLSVLLHGKGKDLFSYLLNEGIIVDWREPNVVRIAPVPLYTSYEDIFRFGEILKKADSLF; encoded by the coding sequence ATGACTTTTGAGAATACACTTGCTTATGCAAAAAGCTTAGATGCGCAAGATCCTCTAGCACAATACAGAGACGAGTTTAACTTTCCAAAAGTAAATGGAAAACAAGTGATTTACTTTACAGGTAATTCTCTGGGTTTACAACCTAAGAAAGCTGTAGAGTATGTAAGTGAAGTGATGACTGACTGGGGAGAATTAGCAGTAGAAGGGCACTTCTATGCTGAAAAACCATGGTGGGATTATCACGAGAGATTAAGTGAACCTTTGAGTCATGTTGTAGGGGCATTGCCATCAGAAATAACGGTAATGAATACGTTGACAGTGAATCTACATGTACTGATGACTACCTTTTATAGACCAACGTCAAGTAAGTATAAGATTATATGTGAGGAGAAAGCATTTCCTAGTGATCAGTATTTGATTCAATCACAGATTAAATTACATAATCTAGATCCAAAAGAAGCAATTGTTGAACTAAAGAAACGACCTGGTGAGCACAATTTTAGATTAGAAGATATTATAGCTAAGATAGATGAGGTAGGAGAGGAGTTAGCTTTAGTTTTGATAGGAGGATTAAATTACTATACAGGACAGGTATTTGATATTAAAACTATTACTGCTGCAGCTCACCAATATGAAGCAAAAGTAGGATGGGATTTAGCACATGCAGCAGGTAATATAGAATTAAAATTGCATGATTGGAATGTAGATTTTGCAGCATGGTGTAGTTATAAATATATGAATGCTGGGCCAGGTAGTGCTTCAGGATGTTTTATCCATGAACGTTATCATACAGATAAAGATTTAGTGAGATTAGCAGGATGGTGGGGACATAATAAAGAACGTAGGTTCTTAATGGAGAAAAGATTTGATGCTATAGAGAGCGCTCATGGATGGCAGATTAGCAATCCATCTATTCTAAGTTTAGCTCCTTATTTAGCTTCGTTAGAAATGTTTGCTGAGGTAGGTATGGAAGCACTAATTACTAAGCGAGATAAGATTACAACCTATTTAGAGTTTGTAATGGAAGATGTAGCTAGAGCTGTCAATGCAAATTATGAGATTATCACACCTGAAGGTAAAAATGAAAGAGGGTGTCAGTTATCTGTATTACTCCATGGAAAAGGGAAAGATCTTTTTTCATATTTGTTGAATGAGGGGATCATCGTAGACTGGAGAGAGCCTAACGTAGTACGCATAGCTCCAGTGCCACTATATACATCTTATGAGGATATTTTTAGATTTGGTGAGATTCTAAAAAAAGCAGATAGTCTCTTTTAA
- a CDS encoding agmatinase family protein — MSTKQNKIDNFDPSQPGLADATIYGLPFTAEESEIIVVPAPWEVTVSYGAGASEGPEAILEASYQVDLLHQQYPDLWKLGIYIDEAPEHWAADSAKYKEMAQPIIEALENGENIDDLPELKKDLDTINAVCEKFHKEVEEKVSYWMAQGKKVVLLGGDHSTPLGYYNAMAKHHDAFGILHFDAHMDLRDAYEGFTYSHASIMFNTLKLSQVKTIVQVGIRDFCEQEVATVMESNGRVLVHTDADLKKDEFEGMSWKDKCDQIIASLPQKVAISFDIDALLAWYCPNTGTPVPGGLTYEQAIYMITRLSESNKQIIGLDLVEVAPGEDDWDGNVGARLLFHMCGAFAKSQGLAVGQKIEFKK; from the coding sequence ATGTCAACGAAACAAAATAAGATAGATAATTTTGATCCGTCTCAACCAGGGTTAGCAGATGCTACTATTTACGGATTACCTTTTACAGCAGAAGAAAGTGAAATAATCGTGGTACCTGCACCATGGGAAGTAACTGTAAGTTATGGAGCTGGTGCTTCTGAAGGACCAGAGGCTATCTTAGAGGCTTCTTATCAAGTAGATTTGTTACATCAACAATATCCTGATTTATGGAAGTTGGGTATCTATATCGATGAAGCACCTGAACATTGGGCTGCTGATAGTGCTAAGTATAAAGAAATGGCTCAGCCAATAATCGAGGCACTAGAGAATGGAGAGAATATAGATGACTTACCTGAGTTAAAAAAAGATTTAGATACAATCAATGCTGTTTGTGAGAAATTTCACAAAGAAGTAGAAGAGAAAGTGTCTTATTGGATGGCTCAAGGGAAGAAAGTAGTGTTACTAGGAGGAGATCACAGTACTCCACTAGGATACTATAATGCAATGGCAAAACATCATGATGCTTTCGGTATTCTACATTTTGATGCTCATATGGACTTAAGAGATGCTTATGAAGGGTTCACATATTCTCATGCGTCTATTATGTTTAATACATTAAAATTATCTCAAGTAAAAACAATAGTACAAGTTGGTATTCGTGACTTCTGTGAACAAGAAGTAGCTACTGTAATGGAATCTAATGGAAGAGTATTAGTACATACAGATGCTGATTTGAAAAAAGATGAGTTCGAAGGAATGTCTTGGAAAGATAAGTGTGATCAGATTATCGCATCATTACCACAGAAGGTAGCTATTAGTTTTGATATCGATGCTTTATTAGCATGGTATTGCCCGAACACAGGAACACCAGTGCCAGGAGGATTAACTTATGAACAAGCAATATACATGATCACTCGTCTATCAGAATCTAATAAGCAAATAATAGGATTAGATTTGGTAGAAGTAGCACCAGGAGAAGATGATTGGGATGGGAATGTAGGAGCTAGATTATTATTTCATATGTGTGGAGCATTTGCAAAATCACAAGGTTTAGCTGTAGGACAAAAAATAGAGTTTAAGAAATAA